From the genome of Halobellus litoreus, one region includes:
- a CDS encoding DUF7263 family protein has protein sequence MSDCAEVVRIDRAQANLIGFAVALVVVTTVTVAGATLANDALADADRQPGATRAAEALAAHLVDADATHTRRRNALRASAVSNLTAADLDDAVPAIRGRSVRVSLGEAVLVDREGEDVPDDGRPVVVDRRVRVERWTPETDRVALDDRAQVLVDDHDGRVTIRVETSPSRTVRTVRAGDRVVLHDPSGLDGRYDVSVPHTRPLPVAFESVGYGGGTGTVGWTARTGTVERLVVTVGA, from the coding sequence ATGAGCGACTGCGCTGAGGTGGTTAGGATCGACCGCGCGCAGGCGAACCTGATCGGGTTCGCCGTCGCGCTCGTCGTCGTGACGACCGTGACGGTCGCCGGGGCCACGCTCGCGAACGACGCGCTGGCCGACGCGGACCGCCAGCCCGGGGCGACGCGCGCGGCCGAGGCGCTCGCGGCGCACCTCGTCGACGCCGACGCGACGCACACGCGCCGTCGGAACGCGCTCCGGGCGAGCGCCGTCTCGAATCTCACCGCGGCCGACCTCGACGACGCGGTGCCGGCGATCCGCGGTCGCTCGGTACGCGTCTCGCTGGGCGAGGCGGTCCTCGTCGACCGCGAGGGAGAGGACGTCCCCGACGACGGCCGACCTGTCGTCGTCGACCGCCGGGTGCGCGTCGAGCGCTGGACGCCCGAAACCGATCGGGTCGCCTTGGACGACCGCGCACAGGTCCTCGTCGACGACCACGACGGCCGGGTGACGATCCGCGTCGAGACGAGTCCGTCACGGACCGTGCGGACCGTCCGCGCCGGCGACCGCGTCGTCCTCCACGACCCGTCGGGGCTCGACGGCCGATACGACGTCTCGGTCCCCCACACGCGGCCGCTGCCCGTCGCCTTCGAGTCCGTCGGGTACGGAGGCGGTACCGGAACCGTCGGCTGGACTGCCC
- a CDS encoding DUF7266 family protein encodes MRASDRGLSPVVGKTLELGVGVLFVALLTATFFGGIAPDYRAAVGTELGDRTLVAAAERTEAAVPPSDVLDIDRRVAVRLPETIHGDPYRIVAGRRGDVSTLTLVHPDDRVGGRLRLGVPGDVAVGGAATSTSPSWIRVDGENGIRVTLGDGDATAEEAR; translated from the coding sequence ATGAGAGCGTCCGACCGCGGTCTCTCCCCAGTCGTGGGGAAGACGCTCGAACTCGGCGTCGGCGTCCTCTTCGTCGCCCTGCTGACGGCGACGTTCTTCGGCGGAATCGCGCCCGACTACCGGGCAGCGGTCGGAACCGAACTCGGCGACCGGACGCTCGTCGCGGCCGCCGAGCGGACGGAAGCCGCAGTCCCGCCGAGCGACGTCCTCGACATCGACCGCCGCGTCGCGGTTCGGCTCCCCGAGACGATCCACGGCGATCCCTATCGGATCGTCGCCGGACGGCGCGGTGACGTGTCGACGCTGACGCTCGTCCACCCCGACGACCGGGTGGGCGGCCGACTCCGTCTCGGGGTCCCGGGCGACGTCGCGGTCGGCGGCGCCGCGACGAGCACGTCGCCGTCGTGGATCCGAGTCGACGGGGAGAACGGGATCCGCGTCACGCTCGGCGACGGCGACGCGACAGCGGAGGAGGCTCGATGA